One window from the genome of Parasteatoda tepidariorum isolate YZ-2023 chromosome 8, CAS_Ptep_4.0, whole genome shotgun sequence encodes:
- the LOC107443604 gene encoding innexin inx2-like isoform X2, whose product MFEIFNDLKDFIKVDSIQNDNNIFRLHYRFTVLVLVGFSILVSCRQYLGDPIDCIQSDDIPENVLETYCWVHSTFTLPDAWYKKVGVEVPHPGIDKYTPGETKKYHSYYQWVCFALFLQSCLFYLPRYMWKFFDSGKCRTLVMGLNCPVLKPEDVTLCKFLLVGYLKTHLDSHGGYITSFIMLEIYNFLNVVAQIFLMDTLFGGQFSTFGFDVISFSNTDQEYRTDPMVKVFPRMTKCTFHRYGSSGDIQRHDALCILPINILNEKIYIFLWFWFIILAVLSGIVLVFRFVLIVYPASRSYMLTQKCGIIDRKDLNTVMKHVKLGDWFVLYLLSKNIDSVFFKELMHEFAEELREGEKMLNTKIDDYKSLT is encoded by the coding sequence ATGTTCGAAATCTTCAACGATCTCAAAGACTTCATCAAAGTCGACAGTATTCAGAATGACAACAATATATTTAGGCTTCACTACAGGTTCACTGTACTGGTTTTGGTTGGATTCAGTATACTAGTCAGCTGCCGTCAGTATTTAGGCGATCCTATAGATTGCATTCAGAGCGATGATATTCCGGAAAACGTTCTAGAAACTTATTGCTGGGTACATTCTACTTTCACATTACCTGATGCCTGGTATAAAAAGGTTGGTGTTGAAGTACCCCATCCTGGTATAGACAAGTACACTCCAGGAGAGACTAAAAAGTACCATTCGTATTATCAGTGGGTGTGCTTTGCGCTGTTTTTGCAATCGTGTCTGTTTTATCTGCCGAGATACATGTGGAAATTCTTCGATAGCGGTAAATGCAGGACACTGGTCATGGGTCTAAATTGTCCAGTTTTGAAACCTGAAGACGTAACACTCTGCAAGTTTTTGCTCGTCGGATATTTGAAAACACACCTTGACAGTCATGGAGGATACATTACATCGTTCATAATGCTCGAAATCTACAACTTTTTGAACGTGGTAGCTCAAATATTTCTGATGGACACGCTGTTTGGAGGTCAGTTCAGTACATTTGGGTTCGATGTCATCTCGTTTTCGAACACCGATCAAGAATACCGAACGGATCCGATGGTAAAAGTGTTTCCACGTATGACAAAATGCACGTTCCATCGCTATGGATCTTCTGGAGATATACAAAGGCATGATGCTTTGTGCATTCTGCCAATTAACATACTCAACGaaaaaatctacatatttttgtgGTTCTGGTTTATCATTCTCGCTGTACTGTCTGGCATTGTTTTAGTGTTCCGATTCGTGTTGATAGTATATCCAGCGTCGCGCTCATATATGCTTACGCAAAAATGTGGAATAATAGATAGAAAAGATTTAAACACAGTGATGAAACACGTGAAATTAGGAGACTGGTTTGTGCTTTACTTACTTAGCAAGAACAttgattcagtattttttaaggaattaatgCACGAATTCGCTGAAGAATTAAGAGAAGGTGAGAAAATGTTAAACACGAAAATAGATGATTATAAAagcttaacttaa
- the LOC107443604 gene encoding innexin inx2-like isoform X1: MFEIFNDLKDFIKVDSIQNDNNIFRLHYRFTVLVLVGFSILVSCRQYLGDPIDCIQSDDIPENVLETYCWVHSTFTLPDAWYKKVGVEVPHPGIDKYTPGETKKYHSYYQWVCFALFLQSCLFYLPRYMWKFFDSGKCRTLVMGLNCPVLKPEDVTLCKFLLVGYLKTHLDSHGGYITSFIMLEIYNFLNVVAQIFLMDTLFGGQFSTFGFDVISFSNTDQEYRTDPMVKVFPRMTKCTFHRYGSSGDIQRHDALCILPINILNEKIYIFLWFWFIILAVLSGIVLVFRFVLIVYPASRSYMLTQKCGIIDRKDLNTVMKHVKLGDWFVLYLLSKNIDSVFFKELMHEFAEELREGKPNILRGIGKKSSRKGSDAEGIILEPEWDPYDVFVDLTSREFQELYASDEDDI, from the exons ATGTTCGAAATCTTCAACGATCTCAAAGACTTCATCAAAGTCGACAGTATTCAGAATGACAACAATATATTTAGGCTTCACTACAGGTTCACTGTACTGGTTTTGGTTGGATTCAGTATACTAGTCAGCTGCCGTCAGTATTTAGGCGATCCTATAGATTGCATTCAGAGCGATGATATTCCGGAAAACGTTCTAGAAACTTATTGCTGGGTACATTCTACTTTCACATTACCTGATGCCTGGTATAAAAAGGTTGGTGTTGAAGTACCCCATCCTGGTATAGACAAGTACACTCCAGGAGAGACTAAAAAGTACCATTCGTATTATCAGTGGGTGTGCTTTGCGCTGTTTTTGCAATCGTGTCTGTTTTATCTGCCGAGATACATGTGGAAATTCTTCGATAGCGGTAAATGCAGGACACTGGTCATGGGTCTAAATTGTCCAGTTTTGAAACCTGAAGACGTAACACTCTGCAAGTTTTTGCTCGTCGGATATTTGAAAACACACCTTGACAGTCATGGAGGATACATTACATCGTTCATAATGCTCGAAATCTACAACTTTTTGAACGTGGTAGCTCAAATATTTCTGATGGACACGCTGTTTGGAGGTCAGTTCAGTACATTTGGGTTCGATGTCATCTCGTTTTCGAACACCGATCAAGAATACCGAACGGATCCGATGGTAAAAGTGTTTCCACGTATGACAAAATGCACGTTCCATCGCTATGGATCTTCTGGAGATATACAAAGGCATGATGCTTTGTGCATTCTGCCAATTAACATACTCAACGaaaaaatctacatatttttgtgGTTCTGGTTTATCATTCTCGCTGTACTGTCTGGCATTGTTTTAGTGTTCCGATTCGTGTTGATAGTATATCCAGCGTCGCGCTCATATATGCTTACGCAAAAATGTGGAATAATAGATAGAAAAGATTTAAACACAGTGATGAAACACGTGAAATTAGGAGACTGGTTTGTGCTTTACTTACTTAGCAAGAACAttgattcagtattttttaaggaattaatgCACGAATTCGCTGAAGAATTAAGAGAAG GTAAACCAAACATTTTGAGAGGAATTGGGAAAAAATCATCTCGAAAGGGGAGTGACGCCGAAGGAATAATTTTGGAACCAGAATGGGATCCATATGATGTTTTCGTGGATTTGACATCAAGAGAGTTTCAAGAACTTTATGCATCCGATGAAGATGATATTTAA
- the LOC107443605 gene encoding innexin inx2, with amino-acid sequence MDKLFLSGAFKSFIKPRIFVTDGTTFRLHYRVTAMMLTVGSMLVSATQFYGDPIQCIQSDDVPKKVLNTYCWVEGTFTLPKALDKEVGVDVVYPGVDKKRPGDDVIHHAYYQWVCFVLLFQAILFYLPRLVWRCWEGGRLKNLLQQLNSPVMAYAEKKKCCDQLVRYFRFNMKHHSVYSYKYLLCETMNLVNVVGQIYFVDYFLGGEFTTYGVDVLRFATSSQDMRTDPMIRVFPRLTKCTFHRYGPSGDVMKYDSLCLLPLNIVNEKIYIILWFWFVALAVATAFSISYKVILLSSKTARYFAIHSLTRLTPKQQLRTIVVKTNYGDWFVLFLLAKNMQVLNFKDFLSDLHKDFSSPFMRHDHDVSST; translated from the coding sequence atggataaattatttttgtctggAGCTTTTAAGAGCTTTATCAAGCCACGGATTTTTGTTACAGATGGAACAACTTTCCGCTTGCATTACAGAGTAACAGCGATGATGCTGACAGTTGGTAGCATGTTAGTATCAGCCACTCAGTTTTATGGTGATCCAATTCAATGCATACAGTCTGATGACGTTCCGAAAAAGGTTCTAAACACTTACTGCTGGGTGGAAGGAACATTCACTTTACCAAAAGCTTTGGATAAGGAAGTTGGAGTTGATGTCGTTTATCCCGGAGTTGACAAGAAAAGACCTGGAGACGACGTGATCCACCATGCCTATTATCAGTGGGTCTGTTTTGTTCTACTCTTCCAAGCCATTTTATTCTACTTACCACGACTGGTATGGAGATGTTGGGAAGGCGGACGACTTAAGAATTTGTTGCAACAACTCAACTCTCCTGTGATGGCTTATGccgaaaagaaaaaatgctgtGATCAACTGGTTAGGTACTTCCGATTCAATATGAAGCACCACTCGGTATATTCATACAAATATCTACTGTGTGAAACGATGAATTTGGTGAATGTTGTAGGACAGATCTATTTTGTGGATTACTTCTTGGGAGGTGAATTCACAACATACGGTGTGGATGTGTTACGATTTGCCACAAGTTCTCAAGACATGAGAACTGATCCAATGATTCGAGTATTCCCGAGGCTGACTAAGTGCACATTTCATAGGTATGGACCTTCTGGAGACGTGATGAAGTACGATTCGCTTTGTCTTTTACCGTTAAATATTGTGAATgagaaaatttacattattttgtggTTCTGGTTTGTGGCTCTTGCTGTCGCAACAGCCTTCTCGATTTCTTACAAAGTGATTCTTCTGTCTTCCAAAACGGCGAGATATTTCGCAATACACTCGCTTACAAGACTCACTCCTAAACAACAGTTAAGGACCATCGTTGTGAAGACCAACTATGGTGATTGGTTTGTGCTTTTTCTTTTAGCAAAGAATatgcaagttttaaatttcaaagattttctAAGTGATCTTCATAAAGATTTTTCGAGTCCATTCATGCGCCATGATCATGACGTATCCAGTACCTAA